Proteins encoded by one window of Candidatus Neomarinimicrobiota bacterium:
- a CDS encoding methyltransferase domain-containing protein produces MVYQYHHSARAQFEQQLSVTRDHIIPFIEQWRSIGSETRVLEIGCGEGGVLKAFLERGSHGTGVELDPLRYEGAKQFLQNDIRRKRARLLREDIYAADIVRELGEPFDVIILKDVIEHLPHQTRLLRRLGGLLKDGGAVFVSFPPWQMPFGGHQQVCNSRVLSRTPYFHLLPQFLYEAILRMFNEPAGRIEELLELKKTGISLERFRAITKQTGYETIGQRLYLVNPIYRYKFGLQPRRQFRAIAALPYLRDFVTTCGYFLLRPTPP; encoded by the coding sequence ATGGTCTATCAGTACCACCATAGCGCCAGGGCCCAGTTCGAGCAGCAGCTGAGCGTCACCCGGGACCACATCATCCCCTTTATCGAGCAGTGGCGCAGCATCGGGTCCGAGACGCGGGTGCTGGAGATCGGCTGCGGGGAAGGTGGTGTTTTGAAGGCGTTTCTGGAGCGCGGGAGCCACGGGACAGGCGTGGAGCTGGACCCGCTGCGATACGAGGGGGCCAAGCAGTTCTTGCAGAACGACATCCGGCGGAAACGGGCCCGATTGCTCCGGGAGGATATCTACGCGGCAGACATTGTACGGGAACTCGGGGAGCCATTTGATGTGATCATTCTCAAGGACGTCATCGAGCATCTCCCCCACCAGACCAGGCTGCTGCGCAGGCTGGGGGGTCTCCTGAAGGACGGTGGCGCCGTGTTCGTCAGCTTTCCCCCCTGGCAGATGCCTTTTGGCGGGCACCAGCAGGTCTGTAACAGCAGGGTGCTTTCACGGACCCCCTATTTCCACCTCCTGCCGCAATTTTTATATGAGGCCATACTACGAATGTTTAATGAGCCGGCGGGCAGAATCGAGGAGCTGTTGGAACTGAAGAAGACGGGGATATCACTTGAGCGATTCAGGGCAATCACGAAGCAGACGGGCTACGAGACGATCGGTCAAAGGCTGTATTTGGTCAATCCCATCTACCGCTACAAATTCGGCCTGCAGCCCCGGCGGCAGTTCCGGGCAATCGCCGCGCTACCTTACCTGCGAGACTTCGTGACGACCTGCGGGTACTTCCTCCTGCGCCCGACGCCGCCCTAG